Proteins from one Pseudarthrobacter sp. BIM B-2242 genomic window:
- a CDS encoding MerR family transcriptional regulator, with protein sequence MAQPERRGPHVLNIGEVLAQLSGDFPGMSASKIRFLEEKGLINPRRTPAGYRQYAESDVERLRFVLALQRDQYLPLKVIKDYLDAIDRGERPENLPPGVVVSPRIVSDELAAELQNRGRKFSEEQLRAESGASVPLLQSLLSFGLVSHSNGKFDEHALQVARACVQLEGHGLEPRHLRPFQAAAEREFGLVERAVAPLASRRDSASQARAAEAAREISDLCLILHRALVQDRISRMDI encoded by the coding sequence ATGGCACAACCGGAACGCCGGGGACCCCACGTCCTGAACATCGGGGAAGTCCTCGCCCAGCTCAGCGGCGACTTTCCTGGCATGAGTGCGTCGAAAATCAGGTTCCTCGAGGAAAAGGGCCTGATCAACCCCCGCCGCACCCCGGCCGGCTACCGGCAGTACGCCGAGAGCGATGTTGAGCGGCTCCGCTTTGTACTCGCCCTGCAACGGGACCAGTACCTTCCCCTGAAGGTCATCAAGGACTACCTTGACGCCATCGACAGGGGAGAGCGGCCGGAAAACCTGCCGCCCGGCGTCGTGGTTTCGCCTCGGATCGTCTCTGACGAACTGGCCGCCGAACTTCAAAACCGCGGCCGGAAATTCAGCGAGGAACAACTCCGCGCTGAGTCCGGTGCGAGTGTCCCGCTGCTGCAGTCCCTGCTGAGCTTCGGGCTCGTCAGCCACAGCAACGGGAAATTCGATGAACACGCGCTCCAGGTCGCCCGGGCGTGCGTGCAATTGGAGGGCCACGGTCTGGAACCGCGGCACCTCCGTCCATTCCAGGCTGCCGCGGAACGTGAATTCGGGCTCGTGGAGCGGGCGGTTGCCCCGCTCGCCTCACGGCGTGATTCCGCTTCCCAGGCACGGGCTGCCGAAGCAGCCCGTGAAATCAGCGATCTCTGTCTGATCCTGCACCGTGCCCTGGTGCAGGACCGGATCTCACGTATGGACATCTGA
- a CDS encoding ParA family protein produces MQVVSISSLKGGVGKTSVTTGLASAALAAGIPTLVVDLDPHADATTALGVQPGDQLDIGRMLKSPRRAKLAENVAGSSWTARAPSNGSGPAVLDVAVGSAYTGIYDRPDLGRRDLRRLSAVLAGAGSYGLVLIDCPPSLNGLTRMAWSASDKVALVAEPGLFSVAGTERTMRAIQLFKQEFAPNLSAAGIVANRVRTGSSEHTYRLAEMESMFGDLLLSPRIPEQANWQQIQGAAHPVHHWPGESAKSSAALFDALLVNLLAAGSGLRNRTQR; encoded by the coding sequence GTGCAAGTAGTCAGCATCAGCAGCCTTAAGGGCGGAGTCGGCAAGACGTCCGTCACCACAGGATTGGCGTCTGCGGCGCTTGCCGCCGGCATCCCCACACTGGTGGTGGACCTTGATCCCCATGCAGACGCAACTACCGCCCTTGGCGTACAGCCCGGGGACCAGCTGGACATCGGCCGGATGCTCAAGAGCCCTCGCCGGGCCAAGCTGGCGGAAAACGTAGCAGGAAGCTCGTGGACTGCGCGGGCGCCCTCGAACGGATCCGGACCGGCCGTCCTGGACGTCGCCGTCGGCTCGGCCTACACCGGCATCTATGACCGCCCTGACCTTGGCCGCCGCGACCTTCGCCGGCTCTCGGCAGTGCTGGCCGGCGCCGGCAGCTACGGGCTTGTGCTCATTGACTGCCCGCCGTCCCTTAACGGCCTGACCCGGATGGCCTGGTCCGCAAGCGACAAAGTGGCGCTGGTGGCAGAACCAGGGCTTTTCTCAGTGGCCGGCACGGAACGGACCATGCGTGCCATCCAGCTCTTCAAGCAGGAATTCGCCCCGAACCTTTCCGCCGCGGGCATCGTGGCCAACCGGGTGCGCACCGGTTCGTCCGAACACACCTACCGGCTCGCTGAGATGGAATCGATGTTTGGCGACCTGCTGCTGAGCCCGCGTATTCCGGAACAGGCAAACTGGCAGCAGATTCAGGGGGCAGCCCACCCGGTGCACCACTGGCCCGGGGAATCAGCCAAATCCTCGGCGGCCCTGTTTGATGCCCTCCTGGTCAATCTGCTCGCGGCCGGCAGTGGATTGCGCAACCGCACGCAGCGCTGA
- a CDS encoding MerR family transcriptional regulator, with protein sequence MSPKGEAGGLKQSTTAGVALPASGAQGLLFTEDLPVLDEDAGYRGPTACKAAGITYRQLDYWARTGLVEPAVRGAAGSGSQRLYGFRDILVLKVVKRLLDTGVSLQQIRSAVEHLRERGVEDLAQITLMSDGASVYECTSADEVIDLVQGGQGVFGIAVGRVWREVEGSLASLPSEHAAVQSFPDDELSKRRASRKIS encoded by the coding sequence GTGAGTCCCAAAGGCGAAGCAGGCGGGTTGAAGCAGTCCACAACGGCTGGTGTGGCCCTGCCCGCAAGCGGTGCCCAGGGTCTCCTGTTTACCGAGGACCTCCCTGTCCTTGACGAAGACGCCGGCTACCGCGGCCCCACCGCCTGCAAGGCTGCCGGCATCACGTACCGCCAGTTGGACTACTGGGCGCGCACCGGGCTGGTAGAACCTGCCGTCCGTGGCGCTGCCGGCTCCGGGTCCCAGCGGCTCTATGGCTTCCGTGACATCCTCGTGCTCAAAGTGGTCAAACGGCTACTGGATACGGGTGTCTCCCTGCAGCAGATCCGTTCGGCCGTGGAACACCTGCGCGAACGCGGAGTCGAGGACCTCGCCCAGATCACGCTGATGAGCGACGGCGCCAGCGTCTACGAATGCACGTCCGCCGATGAGGTCATCGATCTGGTCCAAGGCGGACAGGGTGTTTTTGGCATCGCCGTTGGCCGGGTCTGGCGCGAGGTCGAGGGAAGCCTGGCTTCCCTGCCAAGCGAACATGCCGCCGTGCAGTCCTTCCCGGACGATGAATTAAGCAAACGCCGCGCCTCGCGCAAGATCAGCTGA
- a CDS encoding bifunctional nuclease family protein: MIEVEIVGVRIELPSNQPLVLLREIHGERHVPIWIGTPEASAIALAQQGVVPPRPMTHDLLVDVVESLGHSVVSVNIVAVEDNIFYGQLQFENGTTVSSRASDALAIALRAKCRIWCADSVMDEAGVRITEHDEGEDTEPGPTVDEERELRRFREFLDDVEPEDFDG; encoded by the coding sequence ATGATCGAAGTCGAGATCGTAGGCGTTCGCATCGAACTGCCGTCGAACCAGCCGCTGGTCCTGCTGCGCGAGATCCACGGTGAGCGCCATGTGCCCATCTGGATCGGAACCCCCGAGGCCAGTGCGATCGCCCTTGCCCAGCAGGGAGTAGTGCCACCGCGCCCCATGACCCATGACCTCCTGGTGGATGTTGTGGAGTCGCTGGGCCACTCGGTGGTCAGTGTGAACATCGTGGCGGTCGAGGACAACATCTTCTACGGCCAGCTTCAGTTCGAGAACGGCACAACTGTCAGTTCGCGCGCGTCAGATGCACTGGCGATCGCGTTGCGGGCAAAGTGCCGCATCTGGTGTGCTGACTCGGTCATGGACGAAGCCGGAGTCCGCATCACCGAACATGATGAGGGTGAGGACACCGAGCCCGGTCCCACAGTGGACGAGGAACGCGAGCTGCGGCGTTTCCGTGAGTTCCTCGATGACGTCGAGCCCGAGGACTTCGACGGCTGA
- a CDS encoding FHA domain-containing protein: MVGHKKDHAEDDYGKGAARASETTSIHLTPVTDEPTIAPRLSTEERQSVEALPAGSALLVAHSGPNAGARFLLDTDTTTAGRHPDADIFLDDVTVSRRHVEFRRTARSFEVVDTGSLNGTYVNHDRVDSVELKSGNEVQIGKFRLTFYLSPARAAGRA; this comes from the coding sequence ATGGTTGGCCACAAGAAGGACCATGCCGAAGACGATTACGGCAAAGGTGCGGCCAGGGCTTCGGAGACCACCTCGATTCACCTGACCCCCGTCACCGACGAACCCACCATCGCGCCGCGGCTGTCCACCGAAGAACGTCAGTCCGTGGAGGCGCTGCCTGCCGGTTCCGCCCTGCTGGTCGCCCACAGCGGACCCAACGCCGGTGCGCGCTTCCTGCTGGACACGGACACCACCACCGCGGGCCGTCACCCGGACGCCGACATCTTCCTCGATGACGTCACCGTCTCGCGGCGGCACGTCGAATTCCGGCGCACCGCACGGAGCTTCGAGGTGGTGGACACCGGCAGCCTCAACGGAACCTATGTCAACCACGACCGCGTGGACAGTGTTGAACTGAAATCCGGGAACGAAGTCCAGATCGGCAAGTTCCGCCTCACCTTCTACCTGAGCCCTGCACGCGCAGCAGGCCGCGCCTGA